One Salvelinus fontinalis isolate EN_2023a chromosome 27, ASM2944872v1, whole genome shotgun sequence genomic region harbors:
- the LOC129825131 gene encoding feline leukemia virus subgroup C receptor-related protein 1-like has translation MVAGELVQEHLRLDNASEINIKTPVHNRAVPTGDQYSDLTNGAAHLTELDSKALEQEIPPDEKQAMLPGDEKCIETKLFWRRFAVLAVFSLYSLVNAFQWIQYSIITNIFAHFYNVSSDKIDWLSIVYMVAYVPLIFPATWLLDKKGLKLTALMGAGFNCVGAWVKCASVRPDLFGVTVIAQVICSVAQVFILGLPSRIASVWFGPKEVSTACATAVLGNQLGTAIGFLLPPVLVPNTVEDIELMGHNISIMFYGTAVVSTALFILTVIVMEDRPPLPPSQAQAVLPDCAPEDYSYRQSIINLFKNKPFILLLISYGIMTGSFYSVSTLLNQMIMAFYENQELNAGRIGLTLVVAGMVGSIICGLWLDHTKTYKMTTLIVYILSFIGMVLFSFTLNLNTIYLVFFTAGVLGFFMTGYLPLGFEFGVEITYPESEGTSSGLLNAFAQIFGIIFTLIQGKLTTDYNPLVGNLFICVWIFLGIFLTALIKSELKRNNVNMGIDNKTLQAVTTKCLSDKPTNGAKMDTSVSFSQETSL, from the exons ATGGTGGCTGGCGAGTTAGTACAGGAGCATTTGCGGCTTGACAACGCATCTGAAATAAACATCAAGACGCCGGTTCATAACAGAGCAGTCCCAACCGGGGATCAGTACTCCGACCTAACGAATGGAGCGGCACATCTGACAGAACTGGACTCGAAGGCGTTGGAACAGGAGATACCGCCAGATGAGAAACAGGCTATGCTTCCTGGAGATGAAAAATGTATCGAAACTAAGCTCTTTTGGAGAAGATTCGCCGTTTTAGCTGTGTTCAGCCTTTACTCCCTCGTCAACGCATTTCAATGGATCCAGTACAGCATCATCACCAACATTTTCGCCCACTTCTACAATGTATCCAGCGACAAGATCGATTGGCTGTCAATTGTATACATGGTTGCGTATGTGCCTTTGATCTTCCCCGCAACATGGTTACTGGATAAAAAAGGACTGAAATTGACAGCCCTTATGGGCGCGGGTTTCAACTGCGTCGGTGCGTGGGTGAAATGCGCCAGCGTCCGGCCCGATCTTTTCGGTGTAACAGTGATTGCACAGGTAATATGTTCCGTAGCCCAAGTCTTCATCCTCGGGCTGCCCTCTAGGATTGCATCAGTGTGGTTTGGCCCGAAGGAGGTGTCTACCGCATGTGCAACAGCCGTGCTAGGTAACCAG CTGGGCACTGCTATTGGCTTCCTGCTTCCCCCTGTCCTGGTCCCCAACACTGTGGAAGACATAGAGCTGATGGGACACAACATCAGCATTATGTTTTATGGGACGGCTGTAGTCTCCACTGCTCTGTTTATCTTGACTGTAATTG TCATGGAAGACAGACCCCCACTACCTCCCAGCCAAGCTCAGGCTGTCCTGCCTGACTGTGCTCCTGAAGACTACTCCTACAGACAGTCCATCATCAACCTGTTCAAGAACAAACCTTTCATCCTACTGCTCATCAGTTATG GTATCATGACTGGTTCTTTCTACTCTGTGTCAACACTTCTCAATCAGATGATTATGGCATTTTACGAG AACCAGGAGCTGAATGCAGGCAGGATTGGCCTGACACTGGTGGTGGCTGGAATGGTGGGCTCCATCATCTGTGGACTGTGGCTGGACCACACCAAAACCTACAA AATGACCACTCTGATAGTGTACATCCTGTCTTTCATTGGTATGGTGCTGTTCAGCTTCACTCTGAACCTCAACACTATTTACCTGGTGTTCTTCACTGCTGGGGTGCTGGG GTTCTTCATGACAGGTTACCTTCCGCTTGGCTTTGAGTTTGGGGTTGAAATTACATATCCTGAATCGGAAGGGACATCCTCTGGTCTCCTTAATGCTTTTGCACAG ATCTTTGGGATTATTTTTACTTTGATCCAGGGGAAACTGACAACGGACTATAACCCCCTGGTTGGGAAcctgttcatctgtgtctggATCTTCCTGGGTATCTTTCTCACAG CCTTAATAAAATCAGAACTGAAAAGGAACAATGTCAACATGGGCATTGACAACAAAACTCTTCAAGCA GTCACTACTAAGTGCCTATCAGACAAGCCAACCAATGGCGCCAAGATGGACACATCAGTCAGCTTTTCCCAGGAGACCTCACTGTAA